In a genomic window of Thermoproteus tenax Kra 1:
- a CDS encoding phosphoglycolate phosphatase, protein MSYCKGLVADIDGTLTLSRSVYELSLEALAALRRAKNSGLKVALATANGLDYALALSRYLGIDSVIAENGCIIYYDGKTYRLCKEIDKQKVIETALSTGLVKESEQNRCREFDLAFYPVSEPGLAVESLKSLLGEKYAVEYSGYAIHVRPRGVDKGVGLAFICRLWGIPCNLVAVVGDSEVDVPMLKLGWGIAVGNADDRAKEAARLTVEESSGLGFAEAVDLILRGIACID, encoded by the coding sequence ATGTCCTACTGCAAGGGTTTGGTGGCCGATATAGACGGCACTTTAACTCTATCGAGAAGCGTGTACGAGCTCTCATTGGAGGCGTTGGCCGCATTAAGGAGGGCGAAAAACAGCGGCCTGAAAGTGGCGTTGGCCACAGCGAACGGCTTAGACTACGCTTTAGCTCTCTCGCGGTATTTAGGTATTGATAGCGTTATAGCTGAAAATGGCTGTATTATATATTATGATGGAAAAACTTATAGATTATGTAAAGAAATTGATAAACAGAAAGTGATAGAAACGGCGTTATCTACGGGATTAGTTAAAGAGAGCGAGCAGAACCGGTGCAGGGAATTCGACCTGGCCTTCTATCCCGTCTCTGAGCCCGGATTGGCTGTCGAGAGCCTAAAGAGTCTGTTGGGCGAAAAATACGCTGTCGAGTACAGCGGATATGCGATACACGTGAGGCCGAGGGGGGTGGACAAGGGCGTTGGCTTGGCCTTTATATGCCGGTTGTGGGGGATCCCGTGCAACTTAGTGGCCGTCGTGGGCGACAGCGAAGTGGACGTACCTATGCTGAAACTAGGTTGGGGGATAGCCGTGGGTAACGCAGATGACCGCGCCAAAGAGGCAGCGCGGCTGACTGTCGAGGAGTCCAGCGGCTTAGGCTTCGCCGAGGCAGTTGATCTGATACTAAGAGGTATAGCTTGTATAGATTAA